One window of Marinobacterium aestuarii genomic DNA carries:
- a CDS encoding bifunctional allantoicase/(S)-ureidoglycine aminohydrolase, translated as MSKTSYYAPQGGHPSQHELLTDRAMFTEAYAVIPKGVMRDIVTSHLPFWDNTRLWVLARPLSGFAETFSQYIVEVSPGGGSDKPEQDPNAEAVLFVVEGEVELTLQGTLHRLQPGGYAFIPPGADWRLRNNSDQAVRFHWIRKDYQAVEGVPYPEAFVTNEQDIEPIPMPDTDGRWVTSRFVDMSDMRHDMHVNIVTFEPGCVIPFAETHVMEHGLYVLEGKAVYRLNQDWVEVEAGDFMWLRAFCPQACYAGGPGRFRYLLYKDVNRHMNLRLNAPR; from the coding sequence ATGTCTAAAACCAGCTATTACGCCCCGCAGGGCGGGCATCCAAGCCAGCACGAACTGCTGACCGACCGCGCGATGTTCACCGAAGCCTACGCCGTTATTCCCAAGGGGGTCATGCGGGACATCGTCACCAGCCACTTGCCCTTCTGGGACAACACCCGGCTGTGGGTACTGGCGCGACCGCTGTCCGGTTTCGCCGAAACCTTCTCCCAGTACATTGTCGAAGTCAGCCCCGGCGGCGGTAGCGACAAGCCGGAGCAGGATCCGAACGCAGAAGCCGTTCTCTTCGTGGTCGAGGGGGAAGTCGAGCTGACGCTGCAAGGCACCCTGCATCGCCTGCAGCCGGGCGGTTATGCCTTCATCCCGCCGGGAGCCGACTGGCGTCTTCGCAACAACAGCGATCAGGCGGTACGCTTTCACTGGATTCGCAAGGACTACCAGGCGGTCGAAGGCGTGCCCTACCCCGAAGCCTTCGTCACCAACGAACAGGATATCGAGCCAATCCCGATGCCCGACACCGACGGTCGCTGGGTCACCTCCCGCTTCGTCGACATGAGCGACATGCGCCATGACATGCATGTCAATATCGTCACCTTCGAGCCGGGCTGCGTTATCCCCTTTGCCGAAACCCATGTCATGGAGCACGGCCTCTATGTGCTCGAAGGCAAGGCGGTCTATCGCCTGAACCAGGACTGGGTCGAGGTCGAGGCCGGGGACTTCATGTGGCTGCGCGCCTTCTGCCCCCAGGCCTGTTACGCCGGTGGCCCGGGCCGCTTCCGCTACCTGCTGTACAAAGACGTCAACCGCCACATGAACCTGCGCCTCAACGCGCCACGCTAA
- a CDS encoding autotransporter outer membrane beta-barrel domain-containing protein, translating to MNATKLKPLSVAIGFTLSLSALTAHAIPAPAPETTVEYGGYQYNLTTAYTSYTADSALLESQPWWGDTVLANALMDLVRYDLGDYYGTYPASAGVSALMGYGLVSGSVSISYWDGSLIDCPSGCPGIGGYYAYIIGTQSPLFSLLDVQASLLSTGAGIQAAFTGSALVINGAHSRPMARRVPIGQKTFWVAGDWGKDDHNSRDGDVAMAEFGVGYNYGPVQANLSLGKTWANQNLIQGGELDIDGKYLMLEGIFPVAEDRGIYATLGAYRQWAEADIRRGYLNMGSVEYSSASPDSRAWGLRARIDWEDAFAANSIHFSPYVDLTYSKSKLDGYTETGGSFPAQFDNRAEGVTELRAGINSAMALGASGFDFIANIEAAHRFDDKAGGTSGEVVGSFSFDLAGEKYDQNWLKAGVGVEGQFASGKASVMLNGTTEGAAPSSWVAASYQMAF from the coding sequence TTGAACGCCACCAAACTTAAACCATTATCTGTTGCTATCGGTTTTACGCTCTCGCTTAGCGCCCTAACAGCCCATGCAATCCCGGCACCAGCACCTGAAACCACCGTAGAATACGGCGGTTATCAGTATAATTTGACCACTGCCTACACATCGTATACAGCCGATTCAGCGTTGCTGGAATCGCAGCCCTGGTGGGGCGATACTGTGCTGGCTAACGCCCTGATGGACCTGGTGCGTTACGATTTGGGGGATTACTATGGAACTTATCCGGCTTCAGCCGGAGTTAGTGCGTTGATGGGGTATGGACTGGTCTCTGGTTCCGTATCCATATCCTACTGGGACGGAAGCCTCATAGATTGCCCATCAGGTTGTCCGGGTATTGGCGGCTATTACGCTTACATCATCGGCACTCAATCACCCCTCTTTTCACTGCTGGATGTGCAAGCCAGCCTGTTGTCGACAGGCGCGGGCATTCAGGCGGCATTTACAGGCTCTGCACTGGTTATAAACGGCGCCCACAGTCGCCCCATGGCCCGCCGTGTTCCCATCGGCCAGAAAACTTTCTGGGTCGCCGGAGACTGGGGCAAGGATGACCACAACAGCCGCGATGGCGATGTTGCCATGGCCGAGTTTGGCGTTGGCTACAACTATGGTCCGGTACAGGCCAATCTATCTCTTGGCAAAACATGGGCAAATCAGAACCTGATTCAGGGTGGCGAACTCGATATTGATGGCAAGTACCTGATGCTGGAAGGCATCTTCCCTGTTGCGGAAGACCGTGGAATTTATGCGACTCTGGGCGCCTATCGTCAATGGGCAGAGGCTGATATTCGCCGTGGCTACCTCAATATGGGCTCCGTGGAATATTCATCCGCCAGCCCTGACTCGCGGGCATGGGGCCTGAGGGCACGTATCGATTGGGAAGATGCCTTTGCAGCCAACAGCATCCACTTCAGTCCCTACGTAGACCTGACCTATAGCAAAAGCAAACTCGATGGCTACACCGAAACCGGCGGCAGCTTCCCCGCACAGTTTGATAACCGCGCAGAAGGCGTGACTGAGTTGCGTGCGGGCATTAACTCAGCCATGGCACTGGGCGCATCCGGTTTTGACTTTATCGCCAATATCGAAGCGGCGCACCGGTTCGATGATAAAGCAGGCGGCACTTCGGGTGAGGTTGTTGGCTCTTTCTCATTTGATCTGGCCGGCGAGAAATACGATCAGAACTGGCTCAAGGCGGGCGTTGGGGTTGAAGGTCAATTCGCCAGTGGCAAAGCCTCTGTCATGCTCAACGGCACAACAGAAGGTGCAGCACCCAGCTCCTGGGTAGCCGCTTCATACCAAATGGCATTCTAA
- a CDS encoding tRNA-(ms[2]io[6]A)-hydroxylase, whose product MDILDEIKTFLGCETPDAWVEVALQNQALLLIDHAHCEKKAASTAMTLMFRYVDRMELLNKMSRLAREELIHFEQVLAIIESRGITYQHMQSARYAGGMRAAVRNHEPQRLIDVLIVGAFIEARSCERFAKIGPLLDAELAKFYRSLLKSEGRHYQDYLTLAEDAAGEPINERVAFFRGIENELILSSDDEFRFHSGVPSASCDTSIGI is encoded by the coding sequence ATGGACATCCTCGACGAAATCAAAACCTTTCTTGGCTGCGAGACCCCGGATGCCTGGGTTGAGGTGGCATTGCAGAATCAGGCGCTGCTGCTGATAGATCATGCGCACTGCGAGAAGAAAGCGGCATCCACCGCCATGACGCTGATGTTCCGCTACGTGGATCGCATGGAGCTGCTGAACAAGATGTCGCGCCTGGCGCGTGAAGAGCTGATTCACTTCGAGCAGGTGCTGGCGATAATCGAGTCCCGTGGTATTACGTATCAGCATATGCAGTCGGCGCGTTATGCCGGTGGCATGCGGGCGGCGGTGCGCAACCATGAGCCGCAACGGCTGATCGATGTGCTCATCGTGGGGGCCTTTATAGAGGCGCGTTCCTGTGAGCGCTTTGCCAAGATCGGTCCCTTGCTGGATGCGGAGCTGGCGAAGTTCTACCGCTCATTGCTGAAATCCGAAGGACGCCACTATCAGGATTACCTGACGCTGGCCGAAGATGCGGCCGGTGAGCCGATTAATGAGCGAGTTGCCTTTTTCCGCGGCATCGAGAATGAGCTGATTCTGTCGAGCGATGATGAATTCCGCTTTCACAGCGGTGTACCGTCGGCGAGCTGCGATACGAGCATCGGGATTTAG
- a CDS encoding SOS response-associated peptidase, with amino-acid sequence MCGRYNLIDDPFTQGLLDELGISLRIQTRYNLAPTEQVPVIRQVEEKNILQDMRWWLIPHWAQIPDTRYSMFNAKAETLATSKAFSGPLKHQRCIIPASSFIEWRTEEGHKQPYSIQPIDGVFAFAGLWDQWGHGRETILSCTLVTTAAAPGMEQIHPRQPVMLPPDLWARWLDPVIDGHRLMPLLSPSLPCAVQVVPIDPVINNSRHKQAPLLIGPALFQLDAN; translated from the coding sequence ATGTGCGGACGCTACAACCTGATTGACGATCCCTTCACTCAGGGGTTGCTGGATGAGCTGGGCATCAGCCTGCGCATCCAGACGCGCTATAACCTGGCGCCGACGGAGCAGGTGCCGGTGATACGGCAGGTTGAAGAGAAGAACATACTGCAAGATATGCGCTGGTGGCTGATTCCGCACTGGGCTCAGATACCCGACACACGTTATTCGATGTTCAACGCCAAGGCCGAAACGCTGGCCACCAGCAAGGCTTTTAGCGGCCCGCTCAAGCACCAGCGCTGCATCATACCAGCGTCATCCTTCATCGAGTGGCGCACAGAAGAGGGCCACAAGCAGCCCTATTCCATCCAGCCGATTGACGGAGTCTTTGCCTTTGCAGGCCTTTGGGATCAATGGGGGCATGGCCGCGAAACGATCCTCAGCTGTACCCTGGTCACCACAGCGGCGGCGCCGGGCATGGAGCAGATACACCCGCGCCAGCCGGTGATGCTGCCGCCCGACCTGTGGGCGCGCTGGCTGGACCCGGTCATCGATGGACACCGCCTGATGCCGCTGTTGTCCCCCAGCCTCCCCTGCGCAGTGCAAGTCGTGCCCATTGATCCTGTGATTAATAACAGTCGCCACAAACAGGCGCCCCTCCTTATCGGGCCTGCGTTGTTTCAACTGGATGCCAATTAA
- a CDS encoding putative holin, translating to MMLWLNMPRLTVFTFIVLLLTGLIFLLAPQQLPVTIDKLSLVAWLGYWIDRAGRPGRIVPRGHA from the coding sequence ATGATGCTATGGCTGAACATGCCGCGCCTTACCGTTTTTACCTTCATTGTGTTGCTGCTCACAGGGCTGATATTCCTGCTGGCCCCGCAGCAGCTGCCGGTAACGATCGACAAGCTGAGCCTGGTCGCCTGGCTGGGCTACTGGATCGACCGCGCCGGCCGTCCCGGTCGGATAGTGCCCAGAGGACATGCCTAA
- a CDS encoding Mor transcription activator family protein: protein MPGRRGARCGGRHVYIPKGDRIREAVRDVELFRDRHDRGILPDELASRYKISTQHVYRIIKEQRSLHMKKVQPALF, encoded by the coding sequence GTGCCAGGCCGGCGTGGAGCGCGATGCGGCGGCCGGCATGTCTATATCCCAAAAGGGGACCGCATCAGGGAGGCGGTGCGTGATGTGGAGCTGTTCCGCGACCGGCACGATCGCGGCATCTTGCCGGATGAGTTGGCGAGCCGCTACAAGATCAGCACCCAACATGTGTACCGCATCATCAAAGAGCAGCGCAGCCTGCATATGAAGAAGGTGCAGCCAGCGTTGTTTTAG
- a CDS encoding UDP-2,3-diacylglucosamine diphosphatase, protein MTLLFVADLHLRPERPDLSQAFLAFLQQDAAGCDALYLLGDIFEAWIGDDAPMPGLDAIYDELAALSARGTALYFQHGNRDFLVGQAFLDTLGARALPDQQLISVPGGQALLMHGDQLCTDDTEYQAFRVQVRNPAWQQQLLSQTVEERLAIARQLRAASKARGAEKSADIMDVNPQAVSKALTEAGVSLLIHGHTHRPAIHQHQIISNDGEHSGTRIVLGDWDSRGWYLQIDNDGYQLIDFPIKEAAVSRKP, encoded by the coding sequence ATGACGCTGCTGTTTGTCGCCGATCTGCACCTGCGCCCCGAGCGCCCGGACCTGAGCCAGGCCTTCCTGGCATTTTTGCAACAGGACGCAGCGGGCTGTGATGCCCTCTACCTGCTGGGCGACATCTTTGAAGCCTGGATAGGGGACGATGCGCCCATGCCCGGGCTGGATGCAATCTACGACGAACTGGCAGCGTTATCGGCCCGCGGTACCGCGCTCTACTTTCAGCACGGTAACCGCGACTTTCTGGTGGGGCAGGCGTTTCTGGATACCTTAGGGGCCCGCGCCCTGCCCGATCAGCAGCTTATCAGCGTGCCCGGTGGCCAGGCGTTGCTCATGCATGGCGATCAGCTCTGTACCGACGACACCGAATACCAGGCCTTTCGCGTCCAGGTACGCAATCCCGCTTGGCAGCAACAGCTCCTGTCTCAAACCGTAGAGGAGCGCCTGGCGATCGCCCGACAGCTACGCGCGGCCAGCAAAGCGAGAGGCGCGGAGAAATCCGCCGACATCATGGATGTAAATCCACAGGCGGTCTCAAAAGCGCTGACCGAGGCTGGCGTCAGCCTGCTGATCCATGGCCATACCCACCGCCCCGCCATCCACCAGCATCAGATCATCTCCAATGATGGTGAGCACTCAGGAACCCGTATCGTACTGGGTGACTGGGACAGCCGCGGCTGGTATCTGCAGATCGACAACGACGGCTATCAACTGATCGATTTTCCGATTAAGGAAGCAGCCGTAAGCCGTAAGCCGTAA